A part of Stigmatopora nigra isolate UIUO_SnigA unplaced genomic scaffold, RoL_Snig_1.1 HiC_scaffold_25, whole genome shotgun sequence genomic DNA contains:
- the aida gene encoding axin interactor, dorsalization-associated protein: MSDVNKTLQKWQASFRKGTDFDSWGQLVEAIDEYQILARQLQKEVQSSNSSDFTEEQKKTLGKIATCLEMRSVSLQCTQSTEEFKLEDLKKLENIIKNILTYNQEFPFDVQPVPLRKILAPGEEENLELEEDAVAVASCIEAFPPRVPVSQGTLLPRLPSEPGMTLLTVRIEKIGLKDAGQCIDPYMTISVKDLNGVDLNPMQDTPVATKKEDIYIHFSMDVEIQRHLEKLPKGAAIFFEFKHYKPKKRFTSTKCFAFLEMDEIKPGPIVIELYKKPTDYKRKKLQLLTKKPLYLHLHQTLHKDS; the protein is encoded by the exons TGGGGTCAATTAGTGGAGGCTATAGACGAATACCAAAT ACTTGCACGGCAACTGCAAAAAGAAGTGCAGTCGTCAAATTCATCAGACTTCACCGAGGAGCAAAAG AAAACATTGGGAAAAATTGCAACATGCTTGGAGATGAGGAGTGTCAGTTTGCAG TGCACACAGTCAACAGAGGAGTTCAAGTTGGAAGATTTAAAGAAACTGGAAAACA TCATCAAGAACATATTGACATACAACCAGGAATTTCCCTTCGATGTCCAACCAGTGCCTTTAAG AAAGATCCTCGCTCCTGGTGAAGAAGAGAACTTGGAGCTAGAAGAAGATGCTGTGGCAGTCGCCAGTTGCATAGAAGCGTTCCCCCCAAGAGTTCCGG TATCACAAG GCACCTTGTTGCCCCGATTGCCCTCCGAGCCAGGAATGACGCTGCTGACTGTGAGAATAGAAAAAATTGGTCTCAAAGATGCAGGGCAATGCATTGATCCTTACATGACTATTAGCGTCAAAG ATTTGAATGGGGTAGATTTGAACCCTATGCAGGACACCCCCGTGGCCACTAAAAAGGAGGACATTTACATCCACTTCAGTATGGACGTCGAGATCCAAAGGCATTTGGAAAAACTACCTAAAG GGGCAGCTATTTTCTTTGAATTCAAGCACTACAAACCCAAGAAGAGGTTTACCAgcacaaaatgttttgccttCTTGGAAATGGATGAAATCAAGCCTGGTCCCATTGTGATTGAGCT GTACAAGAAGCCCACTGACTACAAGAGGAAGAAACTTCAGCTACTCACAAAGAAGCCACTTTATCTTCATCTTCATCAAACCTTGCACAAGGACAGCTAA